The segment GTCCAAGGCCGGTATCCCGCAAGGCTGGAAAGTACGGGTCGGGTCAGCAGACACCACTTCGGGCGGGGAAGTCGCCGAGGTGGATCACTTCTATCGGCTGGCGATCGAAAAGGGCGGTCTTTGGGGCCGGGACCTGGCCTTGCTCCATCTGAGCACCCCTGTGAAAGCACAACCCGTGAAGATCGCGTCCAACACACCAGCAGAGAATACGTCTACCCGTATCCTGGGCTGGGGCATGACCTGCGATGACAGTAACAACGCCTCGTGCTTTCCTTCACGGCTGAGGGAAGCCGACACCGCCATTCAACCACGTTCAGCCTGTTCGAAAGCTGCGCCCGGAGAATTATGCGTAGGCGCCCTCGATGGAAGCGTCGCGGCAACCAACATGGACTCGGGCGGACCGGCACTGGTCCAGGAGGGCGACCAGTGGGTTGTGGCCGGTGTCCTCAGCGGCCCGGGCGGGGATAACACACCCGTGCTGTATACCGACGTCAGCAAACACGCTGCTTGGATCAACGGAATCATTACCGGCACTAATGTCCCGGCCGATGACCCGGCACCCAACGTTGAGGGTGCCGCGGAATTGCCTGGTTGCGCGGGCTCGGTTGTGCGGGGTCCAGCGTCCCGTCCGGAGGATCCAGCAATGATGCTCACTAACGGCCACTGCGTGAAAGGAGACCGGCCCGCCCCAGGGAAAGCATTGACGGACCAACCCGCCGACTTCGACGTCCCTGTTGCCAACCCGCAAGGCTACCCGCAAGCCACGGCACGGGCCAACCGCCTGATCTACGCAACCATGACAGGCACGGACGTCGCGCTCTACCGGCTGGACAAAAGCTACGCACAACTAGCCCAGGAGAACGCGAAAGTCTTCGAACTCAGCTCCACACCCGCACGTGCAGGCGACTCACTGACCATCGCCTACACCAGCCGGCGATTCGCCTGCACAGCCGAGGCCGTGGTGACAAAGCTGCGAGAAGGCGGCTACGAACAAAACGACTCGATCCGCTACGCCCCCGGCAAGGACTGCAACCCGTACCCCGGAACTTCCGGCTCGGCACTGCTCGCCCCTGACGGTCTCACCGTCATGGGAATCAACAACACGCACAATCGTGACGGCGAACAATGCACCGAGAACAATCCCTGTGAAGTGGCCAACGATGGAACCGTTACAGCCGTGAAGGGCCGTGCCTACGGTCAGCAAATAAACACCGTCACGGCCTGCCTGACCTCGGGTTCCAAACTCGAGCTGACCGGGCAGGGCTGCACCCTCACCGGCGCGGCCACACTTACCCCGGACCCGGCAAAGAACCCCACACCACCTGCTACGACCCCGCCACCTGCCCCGGGAACGCCACCTGCCCCGGGAACCGCCCCGGGAAGCAGCGTCACGAACCCCGCAGACCACACCGCATCACCGGCCTCGGAAACCACGCCGGACCCTAGCAAGTCCAGTTCCACCGCTGCGGTTGCGTCGACAGCGGACCAACGGCGTCAGGACCTTGCCGCCACAGGGTTCGAACGCGTCGGCCTGATCACAGCCGCACTGGGACTCCTCGCACTCGGGATCGTCCTCTGGGCCATCAAACGACCCCGCAGGCTCCAATAGAAGCTGCACGATTCGGATCAGACTCAAATGTCCGTAGCCTGCGGAGCCAAACTGTGCCCGCAGGATACGGGGCTTTCCTTCTAGCGGCAATGGGGCGATTCTGTAATTCCAAGCATGTTTGGAAGCGTTGTTCGGAGGCATCATGACGCGGAAGAACCAGTCCCCAGCGGTGCAATCACCGAGCGATCCGGGCGACGAATATCCTGAGAAGGTCCGGATCCTGGCCGAGGGACGATTGGTCAGCGATAGGCTGTGGAACGCCGACCTGGCGCCGGCCCGGCAAAGGAACTGGCGGGTACGCAGCCTCTTCGCCCTGTGGATGTGCGACGTCCACAGCATTGCCGGTTACACCTTCGCGGCCGGTCTCTTCATCACCGGGCTGGTGGGCTGGCAAGTCTTCCTGGCTTTGGTCCTTGGCATCACCTTGGTCTACTTCCTCATGAATTTCGCCGGGACAGCCGGGCAGAAGACCGGTGTCCCATACCCCGTCCTGGCGCGCATGTCCTTCGGCCTCTTCGGCGCCAACCTGGCCGCCCTGATCCGGGCTTTGATCGCCATTGCGTGGTACGGGATCCAGACCTGGCTCGCCTCCGAAGCTGTGCTGGTGCTGCTGTTCTCGGTGTGGCCCCGGCTGACCCCGCTTGACGGTCCCGATGTGCCTCACATCCTTGGCCTGACGCCGCTCGGTTGGGGCGCCTTCCTGGTCCTGTGGGCGGTCCAGTTGCTGGTCATCCGCCGGGGGATGGAGACGGTCCGGAAATTCCAGGACTGGGCAGGTCCTGCCATTTGGGTTGCCATGTTCGCGCTCGCGATCTACATCCTGACGCAAGCGGGCGACAAATTCAGCCTCTCGATCCCCGGCGTCGCGCCCTTGGATGGCCCGGCAGCCTGGACACAGTTCTTCTCGGCAATCGCCTTGACGGTCACCTATTTCGCGGCGTTGCTCCTGAATTTCTGCGATTTCTCCAGGTTCTCACCGGATCGCAAGACCATTCTGCGCGGCAACTTCTGGGGCCTGCCCGTGAACTTCATCGCCTTCGCCCTGGTGACAGTGGTGGTCACAGCGGGCGCAGCGTCCTACTTCACGGCAGAGCAATACCGCGGACAAGACATGTTCAAGGTCATCACGGATCCCGTGGCGATCGTTCAGGCCATCAACAATCCGTGGATCACCATCATCGCTGCGGTCACGTTCGTGGTGGCGACGATCGGCATCAACGTGGTCGCCAATTTCGTTTCGGCCTCCTACGACCTCGCCAACGTGGCCCCGCACCGCATCGACTTCCGCCGCGGCGGCCTCATCAGCGCGGTCATGGCAATCGTGATCCTGCCGTGGAACCTCTTCAGCAGCCCGGTGGTGATCGTGTACTTCCTGGGTGGCCTGGGGGCGCTCCTTGGTCCGCTGTTCGGGGTCATCTTCACGGACTTCTTCCGCATCCGGCACCAGCGCTGCAAGGTGTCGGACCTGTACCACGAAGACGAAAAGGGCCTCTACTTCTACACCAAGGGCTGGAACCTCAAAGCGATCGCCGCCCTGGTTCCGGCCGCCGTCGTCGCGGGTGTCCTGGCGCTGGTCCCGGCCCTGCAGACCTTCCTCCCGGGAGGCTCGGGCCTGGGCCCGTATTCATGGTTCGTAGGGGCGATCCTGGCCAGCACCATTTACTACGCGATCACCCGTAACGACGCGCGAACGGCCCGCGCACGCACCGAAGAGCACGACTGACCGCTTACCCTTCGGGGAACTCCGCCCCTAGGGCCGAGAGCACGCCGAAGGCCTTGGTCCGGACCTCCTCGTATTCCTCGCCGGCATTGGAGTCCGCCGTGATCGCGCCCCCGACGCCGAGACTGAGCGTGCGGCCGCCGTCGCCGTCTGAGCTCATCACCAAAGTCCGGATCACGACGGCGAGATCAGCCGCCGCGTTGAGCGAGAAGTAGCCGATCGCGCCGGAGTAGACCCCACGCGGGCCGGACTCCAGCCCGTCAAGGATGCCCATGGTGCTGATCTTCGGAGCGCCCGTCATGGATCCTGCCGGGAAGGCAGCCGCAACGGCCTCGGCCCGCGGCGCCCCCGGCCGTAGCCGCGCGTCGATAGTGCTCACCATCTGATGCACCGTGGCGTAGCTTTCCACCGCGCACAAGCGGCTGACGGTCATCGATCCGGGCACCGCGAAATGGCTGAGGTCGTTGCGGAGCAAATCCACGATCATGATGTTCTCGGCGCGGTCCTTGAGCGAAGATTCAAGGCCGCGCCGCAGGGCTTCGTCGATTCCGGGATCCGCCGCACGGCCCCTGGTGCCCTTGATCGGCTCAGCCTTCATGCCGCCGTCGGAGGTGATCCGCAGGAAGCGTTCCGGCGAGGTACTGGCGACCGTCAGCTCGCCGAACCGCAAGTAGCTCGCGAACGGCGCGGGGTTGCGCTTGCGCAGCGCAAGGTAGCTCTCCCATGGATCCAGACCGGGATCCGTAGCAGTCACTGTGGTGGTCAGGCAGACTTCGTAGGTATTGCCTTCGGCGATCTGCTCCTGGGCGATGGCGATCTTGCCCTTGTATTCGTCCTCGGTGTCGCGGCTGGAGAACTCAAGCGTTTGATGCCCGACGCCGGGGTCCCCGGCCGGGTGCG is part of the Arthrobacter methylotrophus genome and harbors:
- a CDS encoding trypsin-like serine protease, which translates into the protein MTRRNNQALKRWWPNEAGAVRDDSAYREEHARAPEATKPAANASHGNRFHTPQRIWRIRSLVVLVLLGLLAVLTGVSPATALKGGSESTQKYPFMGSFQPAYPAPPRADGHGCGVMVLAPQWVLTASHCAGKNPTMSKAGIPQGWKVRVGSADTTSGGEVAEVDHFYRLAIEKGGLWGRDLALLHLSTPVKAQPVKIASNTPAENTSTRILGWGMTCDDSNNASCFPSRLREADTAIQPRSACSKAAPGELCVGALDGSVAATNMDSGGPALVQEGDQWVVAGVLSGPGGDNTPVLYTDVSKHAAWINGIITGTNVPADDPAPNVEGAAELPGCAGSVVRGPASRPEDPAMMLTNGHCVKGDRPAPGKALTDQPADFDVPVANPQGYPQATARANRLIYATMTGTDVALYRLDKSYAQLAQENAKVFELSSTPARAGDSLTIAYTSRRFACTAEAVVTKLREGGYEQNDSIRYAPGKDCNPYPGTSGSALLAPDGLTVMGINNTHNRDGEQCTENNPCEVANDGTVTAVKGRAYGQQINTVTACLTSGSKLELTGQGCTLTGAATLTPDPAKNPTPPATTPPPAPGTPPAPGTAPGSSVTNPADHTASPASETTPDPSKSSSTAAVASTADQRRQDLAATGFERVGLITAALGLLALGIVLWAIKRPRRLQ
- a CDS encoding NCS1 family nucleobase:cation symporter-1, with product MTRKNQSPAVQSPSDPGDEYPEKVRILAEGRLVSDRLWNADLAPARQRNWRVRSLFALWMCDVHSIAGYTFAAGLFITGLVGWQVFLALVLGITLVYFLMNFAGTAGQKTGVPYPVLARMSFGLFGANLAALIRALIAIAWYGIQTWLASEAVLVLLFSVWPRLTPLDGPDVPHILGLTPLGWGAFLVLWAVQLLVIRRGMETVRKFQDWAGPAIWVAMFALAIYILTQAGDKFSLSIPGVAPLDGPAAWTQFFSAIALTVTYFAALLLNFCDFSRFSPDRKTILRGNFWGLPVNFIAFALVTVVVTAGAASYFTAEQYRGQDMFKVITDPVAIVQAINNPWITIIAAVTFVVATIGINVVANFVSASYDLANVAPHRIDFRRGGLISAVMAIVILPWNLFSSPVVIVYFLGGLGALLGPLFGVIFTDFFRIRHQRCKVSDLYHEDEKGLYFYTKGWNLKAIAALVPAAVVAGVLALVPALQTFLPGGSGLGPYSWFVGAILASTIYYAITRNDARTARARTEEHD